The nucleotide window TACAGATGAAGAAAGCAACACAGATGATGTATTTCTAGATATTTCTTCGATAGATTCCCATAAAGGATAGTCACTGACTACAGTGCGAATATGATTCTAACTGCGAGAATCAGTACATTCCCAGCAACAAAGCAGAGGAAATAGCCTATGCCTTTGGAGATACTCTTGCCATGTTTAACTTCAGGTATCAAGTCCGATGATGCAATGTAGATGAAATTGCCCGCTGCGAACGGTAAGAGGAATGTTGTTGGTAAGCTCGCTGACGCAAAGTAGGTAATCAAACCTCCAAACATGATAGTCAATGCGGAGAAGAAATTGAACGTGAGAGCTTTCATCTTGTCCCATCCACTATGCAAGAGTATTCCGAAATCGCCTAATTCCTGTGGAATTTCGTGAGCCGCTGCGGCAATCCATGTAACTATGCCTATTGGAATGCTGACCAAAAAGGAACCAGCTATAGCTAACCCACCTATCAGATTGTGTAGACCGTCAGCAACCAAAATCAGATAGCTTACGGGTTTCTTGTGATTTGATGGGATGCGATGACAGTGGTGCCATTCGAGGAGTTGTTCTAAGAGGAAGAAGATGGAAAAACCGCCAAGGAGCCAAATGAAAATGTCAATAGATCCACCGGTTTCCTTTACGGTTTCGGGTATGAGATGTAGAAATGCCCCGCCTAGCAATGAACCAGCCGAAAACGCCACAAGAGGTAGAAGAATCTTCTGTAGTAGCTCTTCTCTGATTGACAAGGTAAATAGGCCAACCCATGCAATCAGACTCATTGCAAAGCAACTTGCTATAATCCAAAAAAGAACCAATGTAAATCATCGCCTCGTTGCTAGATAAATCTACTATTGTGCAGATTATCCTAATTATGGTTTGGAAACAGAACAATCTATAATTAGGTAAACCGAAACGAGAACAGCAAAACCGTCCTCGTAGCAATCTG belongs to Candidatus Thorarchaeota archaeon and includes:
- a CDS encoding ZIP family metal transporter, whose protein sequence is MSLIAWVGLFTLSIREELLQKILLPLVAFSAGSLLGGAFLHLIPETVKETGGSIDIFIWLLGGFSIFFLLEQLLEWHHCHRIPSNHKKPVSYLILVADGLHNLIGGLAIAGSFLVSIPIGIVTWIAAAAHEIPQELGDFGILLHSGWDKMKALTFNFFSALTIMFGGLITYFASASLPTTFLLPFAAGNFIYIASSDLIPEVKHGKSISKGIGYFLCFVAGNVLILAVRIIFAL